Proteins encoded within one genomic window of Dyadobacter chenhuakuii:
- a CDS encoding methyltransferase family protein, which translates to MMVTIGNFFFRFRNILFIFLYLLLFLPSPLLFKPEHFGEKYYLFPIILGLLVTFSGEIIRGITIGLAYIIRGGRDRRVYAEKLVTEGIFKHCRNPLYVGNILMLLGVGILSNSLVYVGIVMPSFLFIYQAIVLAEENFLRNKFGADFDNYCRKVNRWIINFSGMSETFNDMRFNYKRWILKEYNTLFVWLMGITAIILFRYPELTPDSDTRIKLFIGIGVFLGLVYGYIKYLKKSGKMTDSLA; encoded by the coding sequence ATGATGGTCACTATTGGCAATTTCTTTTTCAGGTTCAGGAACATTTTGTTCATTTTTCTTTATCTGCTTTTATTCTTACCCTCGCCTTTGCTGTTCAAGCCGGAGCATTTTGGAGAGAAATATTATTTGTTTCCTATCATTCTGGGCCTGTTAGTGACATTTTCTGGTGAAATAATCCGGGGCATTACGATTGGCCTTGCATACATTATCCGCGGCGGACGCGACAGGAGGGTTTACGCGGAGAAGCTTGTTACAGAAGGTATTTTTAAGCATTGCCGAAACCCACTTTATGTTGGAAATATCCTAATGTTGCTGGGGGTCGGTATTTTGTCAAATTCTTTGGTTTATGTGGGCATTGTTATGCCGTCTTTTTTGTTCATATATCAGGCGATCGTGCTGGCAGAAGAGAATTTTTTACGTAACAAGTTTGGCGCCGATTTCGACAATTATTGCAGGAAAGTGAATCGCTGGATCATCAATTTCAGCGGCATGTCGGAGACATTCAATGACATGCGTTTTAATTATAAGCGATGGATTTTAAAGGAATATAACACGTTGTTCGTCTGGTTAATGGGGATCACTGCCATCATTTTGTTCAGATATCCCGAGCTGACGCCGGACAGCGATACGCGTATCAAACTTTTCATAGGCATAGGTGTTTTTCTCGGCCTGGTTTATGGTTATATCAAATATTTGAAAAAATCGGGGAAAATGACCGACAGCCTGGCCTAG
- the cmoA gene encoding carboxy-S-adenosyl-L-methionine synthase CmoA, which yields MTESPHPERDNVFEDEITKVSDFKFGTTVVKVFDDMVSRSVPFYNEMQRMLGEIAADHAKEGSSVYDLGCSTGTTMIEVDKLIPSDIRFIGIDESTEMLDKCDIKLKEAGFVRPYELLTGDLHEKLPIKNASVVILCLTLQFVRPLYRERLLRNIYEGLNPGGVLLLVEKVLAESTVFNRDFIKYYYNYKRRNHYSEMEISQKREALENVLIPYKLSENLLLLKETGFGDCETFFKWYNFSGLIAYKK from the coding sequence ATGACCGAATCTCCGCATCCCGAGCGCGACAATGTTTTTGAAGATGAAATTACCAAAGTATCCGATTTTAAATTCGGAACAACAGTTGTAAAAGTTTTTGACGACATGGTCAGCAGATCCGTCCCGTTCTATAACGAGATGCAGCGCATGTTGGGTGAAATTGCGGCGGATCACGCCAAGGAAGGAAGTTCTGTTTACGATCTGGGCTGCTCTACCGGCACCACAATGATTGAAGTGGACAAGCTCATTCCTTCGGACATCCGGTTTATTGGCATCGACGAGTCGACAGAAATGCTGGATAAATGTGATATAAAGTTAAAGGAAGCGGGTTTTGTCCGTCCTTATGAGCTGTTAACAGGCGATTTACACGAAAAGCTGCCGATCAAGAATGCGTCCGTTGTGATCCTCTGCCTTACATTACAATTCGTGAGGCCGCTGTACAGAGAGCGGTTACTGCGCAACATTTACGAGGGACTTAATCCCGGCGGCGTGTTGCTTTTGGTGGAAAAAGTGCTGGCAGAGAGCACGGTTTTCAATCGTGATTTTATCAAATATTATTACAATTATAAGCGCCGTAACCATTACAGCGAGATGGAAATTTCGCAGAAAAGGGAGGCCCTGGAAAATGTTCTGATTCCTTATAAGCTGTCTGAAAACCTGCTTTTATTAAAGGAAACGGGCTTTGGAGATTGTGAAACTTTCTTCAAATGGTATAATTTTTCAGGTCTAATCGCTTATAAAAAATGA
- a CDS encoding Pycsar system effector family protein, which produces MNYNHRLDKVRHYVHHFFGTKELAQLSYHNLVHTEAVVSNAVKIANHYRLEDKETFIVVTAAWFHDTGYSTGDAAGHEQRGAALAAEFLRSEEVDESVIAEVEGCILATIWPQNPKNFLQQVVCDADLFHFGTPEFSDWNKLVRKEAEQRAGKKMDKAQWRKSTIALLESHTFQTDYCRDMLDKQKRKNIEKLKEKGLESLPAAEEPVTETVAHTFTPATAPEITDLRKIKNDRPDKGIETMFRISSNNHQRLSDMADNKAHIMITTTSIIISVLLSVLIRKLEDNTYLIIPTMLLLTICMITMVFSILSTRPTIPHGTFTQEDIDTKNVNLLFFGNFYRMSYNDYSNGMQRMMNDREFLYGSLTKDVYSQGVVLGRKYRLLRIAYNVFMFGIVVSVIAFVFASALFEH; this is translated from the coding sequence ATGAATTACAACCATCGGCTTGACAAGGTGAGGCATTATGTCCATCATTTTTTTGGTACCAAAGAACTGGCGCAACTCAGTTACCATAACCTGGTACATACCGAAGCCGTTGTATCCAATGCAGTCAAAATAGCCAATCATTACCGGTTGGAGGACAAGGAAACATTCATTGTCGTTACCGCGGCCTGGTTCCATGATACGGGTTACAGCACCGGCGATGCGGCTGGTCATGAGCAACGCGGAGCTGCACTTGCCGCCGAGTTTCTGCGGTCGGAGGAAGTGGATGAGAGCGTCATTGCGGAAGTGGAAGGCTGCATTCTGGCGACCATATGGCCACAAAATCCAAAAAACTTCCTGCAACAAGTGGTTTGTGACGCCGACCTGTTTCATTTCGGAACGCCGGAATTTTCGGATTGGAACAAGCTGGTAAGGAAAGAAGCAGAGCAGCGTGCCGGCAAAAAAATGGACAAAGCGCAATGGCGCAAAAGCACCATTGCATTGCTGGAATCGCACACATTCCAAACCGATTACTGCCGCGATATGCTGGACAAGCAGAAGCGCAAGAACATTGAAAAGCTAAAAGAAAAGGGGCTGGAATCGTTACCTGCGGCGGAAGAGCCGGTTACTGAAACGGTTGCCCATACATTTACTCCCGCAACCGCACCGGAAATCACCGATCTCAGAAAGATAAAAAACGACCGGCCCGACAAAGGCATTGAAACGATGTTCCGGATCAGCTCCAATAACCATCAAAGGTTAAGTGATATGGCTGATAATAAGGCACATATCATGATCACGACCACGTCTATCATTATTTCCGTCCTGCTAAGCGTCCTCATCCGGAAACTGGAAGACAACACATACCTGATCATTCCTACCATGCTTTTGCTGACGATTTGCATGATCACCATGGTGTTTTCAATCCTTTCCACACGTCCGACGATCCCGCACGGCACATTCACACAGGAGGATATTGATACCAAAAACGTGAACCTGCTGTTTTTCGGGAATTTTTACCGGATGTCGTATAATGATTATTCCAATGGCATGCAGCGCATGATGAACGACCGCGAGTTTTTATATGGAAGTTTAACTAAGGATGTATATTCCCAGGGCGTTGTGCTGGGCCGGAAATACAGGTTGCTGCGCATTGCTTACAATGTATTTATGTTCGGTATAGTCGTGTCCGTCATAGCTTTTGTGTTTGCCTCCGCACTTTTTGAACATTGA
- a CDS encoding PfkB family carbohydrate kinase, with the protein MYDICTIGHITLDKVVTAQSVKFMPGGTSFYFSKALRQFDVDYMLVTALAEKENHILSALRDENIQIFSQPSEFTVYFENIYSANQDHREQNVLHKAAPFTTAQMPDIEARIFHLGPLLSDDITVDLLKSLAAKGTVSLDIQGYLRYVKDQKVLYKDWADKKEALPHVSILKANEFEMEVVTGTSDVRKGAAYLADLGVKEVIITLGSKGSLIYVDNDFFRIPAYKPTAIVDATGCGDTYMAGYLSKRIQGAGVQEAGEFGAAMATLKIQSSGPFSGNAAMVEEVLQYGECDREMIAQAIYQ; encoded by the coding sequence ATGTACGACATTTGTACCATAGGGCACATTACTTTGGATAAAGTGGTAACTGCCCAGTCAGTCAAATTCATGCCCGGCGGCACTTCGTTTTACTTTTCGAAGGCACTGCGCCAATTCGATGTGGACTATATGCTGGTAACGGCGTTGGCTGAGAAAGAGAACCATATTTTATCTGCATTAAGGGATGAAAACATCCAGATCTTCTCGCAGCCGAGTGAGTTTACCGTGTATTTTGAAAATATCTACAGTGCCAACCAGGATCACCGCGAACAGAATGTGCTGCATAAGGCGGCGCCATTCACCACCGCGCAAATGCCTGACATTGAGGCCAGGATATTTCATTTAGGTCCTTTGCTTTCGGATGATATCACTGTGGACCTTTTGAAATCGCTGGCCGCTAAGGGCACGGTTTCACTGGATATTCAGGGTTATTTAAGATATGTAAAAGATCAGAAGGTTTTGTATAAAGACTGGGCCGATAAAAAAGAAGCGCTTCCGCATGTTTCGATCCTCAAAGCCAATGAGTTTGAAATGGAAGTGGTGACCGGCACCAGCGACGTGCGCAAGGGCGCTGCATATCTGGCGGACCTTGGTGTAAAAGAAGTGATCATCACACTGGGCAGCAAAGGCTCACTGATCTATGTAGACAATGATTTTTTCCGGATTCCGGCCTATAAGCCAACAGCCATCGTGGATGCTACGGGCTGCGGGGACACGTATATGGCTGGTTATCTGAGCAAAAGAATTCAGGGAGCAGGCGTACAGGAAGCGGGTGAATTCGGAGCGGCGATGGCCACTTTGAAGATCCAGTCGTCCGGGCCATTTTCGGGAAATGCCGCAATGGTTGAAGAAGTGCTTCAATATGGAGAATGTGACCGTGAAATGATTGCCCAGGCAATTTATCAATAG
- a CDS encoding HAD family hydrolase: MIKGILFDYGGTIDTNGLHWANVLWESYQRNQVNVDRDAFAEAYKFGERALAIKPIIEPHHVFYDVLFLKVEQQFSFLKEKGFVLQDEAIRLIATECNQFARTNVEKAAPVLALLAQKYPLVMVSNFYGNINHVLEDFGIRDYFQAVVESAVVGVRKPNPQIYQLGIDQLALSPQECVVIGDSYSKDIQPAKSLGCSTIWLNVKGWDEADTDFKVSDADAEITDFARIADSITNLG, from the coding sequence ATGATTAAAGGGATTTTATTTGATTACGGCGGTACGATCGATACCAACGGCCTGCATTGGGCCAATGTTTTGTGGGAAAGTTACCAGCGTAACCAGGTAAATGTGGACCGGGATGCATTTGCGGAGGCGTATAAATTCGGCGAAAGAGCATTAGCGATCAAGCCGATCATTGAACCGCACCACGTGTTTTATGATGTGTTGTTTCTGAAAGTGGAGCAGCAATTCAGTTTTTTGAAAGAAAAAGGATTTGTTCTTCAAGATGAGGCAATAAGGCTCATCGCCACGGAATGTAACCAATTTGCACGCACTAATGTTGAAAAAGCAGCGCCGGTTTTGGCACTATTGGCGCAAAAATACCCGCTTGTGATGGTTTCCAATTTTTATGGGAACATCAATCACGTTTTGGAGGATTTCGGCATAAGGGATTACTTCCAGGCTGTTGTTGAATCTGCTGTCGTTGGCGTCCGGAAGCCCAACCCGCAAATTTACCAGCTCGGCATTGATCAGCTGGCACTGTCTCCTCAGGAATGTGTGGTAATCGGGGATTCTTATTCCAAAGACATTCAGCCGGCCAAGTCATTAGGCTGCAGCACAATCTGGCTGAATGTGAAAGGGTGGGATGAGGCCGATACGGATTTTAAAGTTTCGGATGCGGATGCTGAGATTACCGATTTTGCCCGGATAGCGGACAGCATTACAAATTTGGGCTAG
- a CDS encoding NAD(P)/FAD-dependent oxidoreductase — protein MKIVIVGGGFAGVNLALDLAKSNKFEVTLVDKNNYNFFPPLIYQVATAFLEPSSISYPFRKLFRGKPNLFFRLGELQSVVTTENKIILSNGELEYDYLVFATGAETNFFGMENVKRNATPMKTVEDAIGMRNRLLQQMEQATISEDPEEVRKLLTVVIAGGGPTGVEISGMFAEMRNGILRKEYPELAGKGSEIYLVDGGDALLSPMSVASQKDTYEALRKLGVKIKLNTHVSDFVDDKVCFSEGECIEAKTLIWAAGVTGKVFEGIPPEAYGRGRRMLVDAYNKLVGTYNIYAIGDASLQQTDPNFPNGHPQVAQVAIQQGKALAQNFRRAAENQALRPFTYHDKGSMAIIGRAKAVVDMPSPKLHFKGVIAWLAWLFIHLVSLINHRNRIKTLYNWMVAYFTKDQSLRMIIKPSVTQKVAEPVLKE, from the coding sequence ATGAAAATTGTAATCGTAGGTGGCGGATTTGCCGGTGTGAATCTGGCGCTTGATCTGGCCAAAAGCAATAAGTTTGAAGTAACACTTGTCGATAAGAACAATTACAACTTCTTCCCGCCGCTAATCTATCAGGTTGCCACGGCGTTTTTGGAGCCATCCAGCATCAGCTACCCTTTTCGAAAGCTTTTCAGGGGAAAACCAAATCTCTTCTTCCGATTGGGTGAGCTGCAAAGCGTGGTAACCACCGAAAACAAGATTATCCTTTCAAACGGCGAGCTGGAATATGATTACCTGGTGTTTGCCACCGGAGCAGAAACGAATTTTTTCGGCATGGAGAATGTCAAGCGCAATGCTACGCCGATGAAAACGGTGGAAGATGCTATTGGCATGCGCAACAGGCTGTTGCAGCAGATGGAGCAGGCTACAATTTCCGAGGATCCGGAAGAAGTCAGAAAGCTCCTCACCGTAGTGATTGCCGGCGGCGGGCCTACCGGCGTGGAAATCTCGGGGATGTTCGCCGAGATGCGTAACGGCATTTTAAGAAAAGAATACCCCGAACTGGCCGGAAAAGGAAGCGAAATATACCTGGTCGACGGCGGCGATGCATTGCTTTCCCCGATGAGCGTTGCTTCTCAAAAAGATACTTACGAGGCTTTAAGAAAGCTCGGCGTGAAGATAAAGCTGAACACCCACGTATCGGATTTTGTTGACGATAAGGTGTGTTTCAGTGAAGGTGAATGCATTGAAGCGAAAACGTTGATATGGGCGGCAGGTGTGACGGGCAAAGTGTTCGAAGGCATTCCCCCGGAAGCCTATGGGCGTGGCAGGAGAATGCTGGTGGATGCATATAACAAGCTGGTCGGGACGTATAACATTTACGCTATTGGAGACGCGAGTTTGCAGCAAACAGACCCTAACTTTCCAAACGGGCACCCGCAGGTTGCGCAAGTGGCCATTCAGCAAGGTAAAGCGTTGGCGCAAAATTTCAGAAGAGCAGCAGAAAATCAGGCTTTAAGACCATTTACTTACCATGATAAAGGCTCAATGGCCATTATAGGCCGCGCAAAGGCCGTTGTGGACATGCCGTCGCCTAAGCTGCATTTCAAAGGCGTGATCGCCTGGCTTGCCTGGCTGTTTATACACCTTGTCTCGCTGATTAATCACCGGAACCGGATCAAGACGCTGTATAACTGGATGGTGGCTTATTTCACCAAAGACCAGTCGCTGCGGATGATCATTAAGCCATCTGTTACTCAGAAGGTTGCAGAGCCTGTTTTGAAAGAGTAA
- a CDS encoding DUF4833 domain-containing protein encodes MKNAVRMMLALSLLLCSYSGSYSANKYSKEAVAEPDEFPVPKNIPGLLFYIQRDPNANTIIYHLNMDEQGRLSQKNPVDAFWMKYADGGEKKDLNYLQRKFAYGINSKAIGNATYELRSVAYSKLPLYLRKDSKNEYHVYANINKKECILSRVFIRIDGGTFWSPNVLYIELKGTETATGKTVVQRIKPV; translated from the coding sequence ATGAAAAACGCAGTTAGAATGATGCTGGCTTTGAGCCTGCTGCTGTGTTCGTATTCAGGAAGTTATTCTGCTAATAAATATTCAAAGGAAGCCGTTGCGGAGCCCGATGAATTTCCAGTACCAAAGAACATCCCGGGATTGCTTTTCTACATTCAGCGTGATCCCAATGCGAATACAATTATTTACCACCTTAACATGGACGAACAGGGTCGGTTAAGCCAAAAGAATCCTGTTGATGCTTTCTGGATGAAGTACGCCGATGGCGGCGAGAAGAAGGATCTGAATTACCTGCAACGAAAATTTGCATACGGAATTAATTCCAAGGCGATTGGAAATGCTACTTATGAGCTGCGGTCTGTGGCGTACTCAAAATTGCCGCTTTATTTAAGGAAAGACAGCAAAAACGAGTATCACGTTTATGCAAATATCAACAAGAAAGAATGCATCCTGAGCCGGGTTTTTATCCGGATTGACGGGGGGACGTTCTGGTCGCCCAATGTACTTTATATTGAACTCAAAGGAACTGAGACAGCTACCGGCAAGACGGTAGTGCAGCGGATTAAGCCGGTTTGA
- a CDS encoding GAF domain-containing protein gives MEPKIIDVIQDAPYGLQKIDSSVSFRNFINFLEEKAGQEQTVKKTFFSMVLDRLRSNPAFSADIDLNNIADFKEELSLVYGMLMPPVTNEDEVFWALSTPVSPVVFYGTSGFYKLMTDNSGCVRCEIADKTAINVKQKMKKLYSFILERLYHFPPMHENDLIIALNDDKTGLKRYYRANLDTRFADVYAKGSLPEIDVEEIRKEWQESSEIDVLSQLLPLTMFRFEGFSVITFTDVTAEHAVDNIKSAILDRASYDANTYFSNITNALKMLACNSDIDFGLLPVLRVNKKLVFDRSTVLFSKLMTAALENDKAEDMYLSMANQYFQAPKVVFMRNLALEDESKMDFIRTLKADGVESYALLPVYYDSKAIGVLEVYSKSQKAIDERVLARLDAALPFIGQMMKYYIDEFNVEIDNVIREKFTSLQPAVQWRFRETAWHYLRDKSLSLPAPTIENIQFRNVYPLYGAIDIRNSTLERNAALRDDLHLQFDLLIETFTILKQKLGFGLADEMIYKCKKWIEEINSDSTDSDEMRVRDFLEYEAHPFLLHFKEARAFQSASGVPDDDNEELVDVIDRYFEITDEHTGAAFSNRRALEASMQTVNSSVNLYLDLFRKEIQQSYPCYFEKFRTDGIEYDIYIGQSIEPEKKFSELYLKNIRLWQLTSMAAISKITNSLIPQMEKPLQTTQLIFIHSSSIDISFRDDERRFDVEGAYNIRYQVIKKRIDKVHVKGTGERLTQPGKIALVYFNSKSAEEYVGYIRYLQEKKTLNNDLEFLDLEELQGVTGLKALRVGVNLDSEWL, from the coding sequence ATGGAACCGAAGATTATTGATGTAATCCAAGATGCACCATACGGTCTCCAGAAAATCGATTCTTCCGTCTCATTCAGGAATTTTATAAACTTCCTTGAAGAGAAAGCAGGTCAGGAACAAACAGTCAAAAAAACATTCTTTTCCATGGTGCTGGACAGGCTTCGGTCTAATCCGGCTTTTTCCGCAGACATTGATCTCAACAACATTGCGGATTTCAAGGAAGAACTGAGTTTGGTCTATGGCATGCTGATGCCGCCCGTTACGAATGAAGATGAAGTTTTTTGGGCGCTTAGTACGCCTGTAAGCCCTGTTGTATTTTACGGCACATCAGGCTTTTATAAGCTGATGACGGATAATTCCGGCTGCGTCCGGTGCGAGATCGCGGATAAAACCGCGATCAATGTGAAGCAGAAGATGAAAAAGCTTTACTCGTTCATCCTCGAACGGCTTTATCATTTTCCGCCCATGCATGAAAACGACCTGATCATTGCGCTGAATGACGACAAGACCGGCCTGAAACGATATTACCGTGCTAATCTGGACACCCGTTTTGCAGACGTATATGCCAAGGGAAGCCTTCCTGAAATTGACGTGGAAGAAATCCGGAAGGAGTGGCAGGAATCCAGCGAAATAGATGTCCTGAGCCAGCTGCTTCCCCTTACCATGTTCCGGTTCGAGGGTTTTTCCGTTATTACATTCACGGATGTAACGGCAGAGCATGCCGTTGATAACATTAAAAGTGCGATCCTGGATCGCGCATCCTATGACGCAAACACTTATTTCAGCAATATTACCAATGCGCTGAAAATGCTTGCATGTAATTCGGACATTGATTTTGGCCTGTTACCCGTGCTGCGGGTAAACAAAAAACTGGTTTTTGACCGCAGTACCGTGCTTTTCAGCAAGCTGATGACCGCGGCGCTCGAAAATGATAAGGCCGAAGACATGTATTTGTCCATGGCCAATCAGTATTTTCAGGCCCCTAAGGTGGTGTTTATGAGAAATCTGGCTCTGGAAGATGAAAGCAAGATGGATTTCATCCGCACGCTCAAAGCTGATGGCGTAGAATCATATGCCTTGCTGCCGGTATATTATGATAGTAAAGCCATCGGTGTGCTGGAGGTGTATTCCAAATCACAGAAGGCGATCGATGAGCGCGTGCTGGCGCGGCTGGATGCAGCGCTTCCGTTCATCGGGCAAATGATGAAATATTACATTGATGAATTCAATGTAGAGATCGACAATGTGATCCGGGAGAAATTCACTTCGTTACAGCCGGCGGTGCAGTGGCGGTTCCGGGAAACGGCGTGGCATTACTTGCGTGACAAATCCCTCAGCCTGCCTGCGCCAACCATTGAAAATATCCAGTTCAGGAATGTGTATCCGCTGTACGGGGCCATAGATATCAGAAATTCTACACTCGAAAGAAATGCAGCGTTACGGGATGATTTGCACTTACAATTTGACTTATTGATAGAAACCTTTACGATATTAAAGCAGAAACTGGGGTTCGGGCTGGCCGATGAAATGATCTATAAATGTAAAAAATGGATCGAAGAAATCAACAGTGACTCCACGGACAGCGATGAAATGCGTGTGCGGGATTTCCTCGAATACGAAGCACATCCTTTCCTGCTGCATTTCAAGGAAGCCCGGGCTTTTCAATCGGCCTCCGGTGTGCCGGATGATGACAATGAGGAACTGGTGGATGTTATTGACAGATATTTTGAGATAACAGACGAACATACCGGTGCTGCTTTTTCGAACAGGCGTGCGCTTGAAGCTTCTATGCAAACGGTCAACTCGTCGGTAAACTTGTATCTGGACCTGTTCAGAAAGGAAATTCAGCAATCTTACCCCTGCTATTTTGAAAAGTTCAGGACGGATGGAATCGAATACGATATCTATATAGGCCAGTCGATAGAGCCTGAAAAGAAATTTAGCGAGCTGTATCTTAAAAACATCCGGCTCTGGCAGCTGACTTCCATGGCAGCGATTTCCAAAATCACGAATTCGCTGATTCCCCAGATGGAAAAACCGCTGCAAACCACGCAGTTGATTTTCATACATTCCAGCAGCATTGATATCAGCTTCCGCGACGATGAAAGACGTTTTGATGTGGAAGGTGCGTACAATATTCGTTATCAGGTTATTAAAAAACGCATCGACAAAGTCCACGTCAAAGGGACCGGCGAGCGCCTTACACAACCCGGGAAAATAGCGCTGGTTTATTTTAATAGTAAATCTGCCGAAGAATATGTCGGTTATATCCGGTATTTACAGGAGAAAAAGACTTTAAATAATGACCTTGAATTTCTTGATCTGGAAGAACTGCAGGGTGTTACAGGATTGAAGGCGCTCAGGGTGGGGGTTAACCTCGACTCCGAGTGGCTCTGA
- the ppk1 gene encoding polyphosphate kinase 1, which yields MMEKYRYFNRDISWLSFNGRVLQEAANEAVPLMERIRFLSIFSSNLDEFYRVRMPYLQKKEILDRNEDAYSKAGTIINKQQDEFGRILSESIIPSLSQLGVHFCYKNGIPGNIANVADDYFFAQVAGFLQPVVLKKSTLFFPENNQLYLVVILQYPADKERIALVNIPAGNLSRFLKITREKQDYIIFLEDIIKRNLKSLFPRVISMQSFNIKVTRDAELDMMDEDGDDIAEKFEKQLIKRELGFATRLLFEPGLPLRHLQNIISFFDLKSASVVQGGRYHNLKDLASLPVSPPAETYPKWPAAEGIEGVNEHTSLFDSLLERDLMVHAPYQSYDTILRFFNEAAINPQVEEIYTTMYRVAHDSKIAFALISAAKNGKKVTVLVELKARFDEANNIRWAKKMKSAGVKIVHSVNALKVHAKLALVKRKHASCPYLGLLATGNLNEGTARFYTDHILLTAHQPMLLEAETLFRFLSKKKKPDSSDIIAFQHLLVAQFNLQTKFLQLIDREIAHAKSGREAGITIKLNNLEEEILVNKLYEASNAGINIRLIVRSVCRIVPGVMGQSENITVKRIVDRYLEHGRVFIFHNNGQPELFMGSADWMNRNIYRRIEVCFPIYSEKLKAKMMDIIELQWQDTEQAVLIDSDLNNISLKTDNKGIRSQEEIYRLLSKDIAELKTH from the coding sequence ATGATGGAAAAGTACCGCTATTTCAACCGTGATATCAGCTGGCTTTCCTTTAATGGACGTGTTTTGCAAGAGGCTGCCAACGAGGCCGTTCCGTTGATGGAGCGTATCCGGTTCCTTTCGATTTTCTCTTCCAATCTGGACGAATTTTACCGGGTCCGGATGCCTTACCTGCAAAAAAAGGAGATCCTGGACCGCAACGAGGATGCTTATAGCAAAGCCGGGACGATCATTAACAAGCAGCAGGACGAGTTCGGAAGGATATTAAGCGAATCGATTATTCCTTCGCTGAGCCAACTCGGCGTCCATTTTTGCTACAAGAATGGAATTCCCGGAAACATTGCGAATGTTGCAGACGATTATTTCTTTGCGCAGGTTGCGGGTTTCTTGCAACCTGTTGTCCTGAAAAAAAGTACATTGTTTTTCCCCGAAAACAATCAGCTATATCTCGTAGTTATTTTGCAATATCCAGCTGATAAGGAGCGGATTGCGCTGGTCAACATTCCTGCCGGTAACCTGAGCCGGTTCCTTAAAATCACAAGGGAGAAGCAGGATTACATTATTTTCCTCGAAGACATTATCAAGCGCAACCTGAAAAGCCTTTTTCCGCGAGTTATCAGTATGCAATCTTTCAACATTAAAGTAACGCGGGATGCCGAGCTGGACATGATGGATGAAGACGGGGACGACATTGCCGAAAAATTTGAAAAACAACTGATCAAGCGGGAGCTGGGTTTTGCTACGAGGTTGCTCTTCGAGCCAGGGCTGCCGCTGCGGCATTTGCAAAACATTATCTCTTTTTTTGATCTCAAAAGCGCTTCTGTTGTCCAGGGAGGCCGTTATCATAATCTCAAAGATCTGGCGTCGCTGCCGGTAAGCCCGCCTGCCGAGACATATCCCAAATGGCCTGCGGCAGAAGGCATAGAAGGTGTAAACGAGCATACATCGCTCTTTGACTCGCTCCTCGAACGCGATTTGATGGTCCACGCGCCATACCAGAGTTACGACACCATCCTGCGGTTCTTCAATGAAGCGGCTATTAATCCGCAGGTTGAAGAAATTTACACAACCATGTATCGCGTGGCGCATGATTCCAAAATTGCATTTGCACTGATCAGCGCAGCCAAGAATGGCAAAAAGGTGACGGTCCTGGTGGAATTAAAAGCCAGGTTTGATGAAGCCAACAACATTCGCTGGGCGAAAAAAATGAAGTCTGCCGGCGTGAAGATCGTGCATAGCGTGAATGCGCTGAAAGTGCATGCGAAGCTGGCTTTGGTTAAGAGAAAACACGCTTCATGCCCATATCTGGGCTTGTTGGCGACGGGTAATCTCAATGAAGGAACGGCACGTTTTTACACAGACCATATATTGCTGACAGCCCACCAGCCTATGCTCCTGGAAGCAGAGACGCTTTTCCGATTTTTAAGTAAAAAGAAAAAACCAGACAGCTCCGACATTATCGCATTCCAGCATTTACTGGTGGCGCAGTTCAATTTACAAACTAAATTCCTGCAACTGATCGACCGCGAGATTGCACATGCAAAAAGTGGCAGGGAGGCAGGCATTACCATTAAACTGAACAACCTCGAAGAAGAAATACTGGTCAACAAGCTTTACGAAGCGTCGAATGCAGGCATTAACATCCGGTTGATCGTGCGCAGCGTCTGCCGGATTGTGCCGGGCGTGATGGGGCAAAGCGAAAATATTACAGTAAAGCGGATCGTAGACCGTTACCTGGAACACGGCCGTGTTTTTATCTTTCACAATAATGGTCAGCCCGAGCTGTTTATGGGCTCCGCAGACTGGATGAACCGGAACATTTACCGCCGTATCGAAGTCTGTTTCCCGATTTACAGCGAAAAGCTTAAAGCGAAAATGATGGACATTATCGAGCTGCAATGGCAGGATACAGAACAAGCTGTCCTGATCGATAGTGACTTAAACAATATTTCACTGAAAACGGACAACAAAGGAATCCGTTCGCAGGAGGAAATTTACAGGCTGTTGTCAAAAGACATAGCCGAACTGAAAACGCATTAA